From Pelosinus fermentans DSM 17108, the proteins below share one genomic window:
- a CDS encoding sensor histidine kinase, with amino-acid sequence MRVLTDLLLWEMIERMSVAATLAFLLSQFSVFRRMIYRQGNFSEKAAITIIFGFIGILGTYAGIPVGDALANSRVIGVMAAGLIGGPIMGTAAGVIAGGHRYLLGGFTAFSCGISSIFEGLLAGLIRRYYHEKLIPWWIAFVAGVVGEVLQMIIILLTAHPYEMAKNLVDAIGMPMILVNSLGVAIFMLIIKTAMYTQEQVGAEQSHKALDIATKTLPYLRHGLDRSSAQATAQIIFNAGSYEAVAITDTEQVLAFVGVESTHHSADTLGLTLATSQVLSKGELYIAQNALEIGCSCKNCKLASAIIVPLKRANRVIGTLKLYYTRANAVGHGDRVFASGIAHLFSTQLELTEIDRQAKLVSRAELKALYAQINPHFLFNTLNTITSLVRTKPDLARELLLKLGAMFRHTLHKTGRNITLKEELSQVRAYLTIEQARHGEKLVIQEMISEEVEKYLIPTLTIQPLVENAIKHGLQPKENGGCIIISAKEDGQDIVITIRDDGVGMDVKGRCPLAAPAPECIGLSNVHERLRGQYGVGYGLSLLSAPGSGTTVTLRIPKRVYDEGEECA; translated from the coding sequence GTGAGGGTTTTGACTGACTTATTATTATGGGAAATGATTGAACGAATGAGTGTGGCCGCTACGCTGGCTTTTTTATTATCTCAATTTTCAGTATTTCGGCGGATGATTTATCGACAAGGTAATTTTAGTGAAAAAGCTGCGATCACTATTATTTTTGGTTTTATCGGCATTTTAGGAACCTATGCTGGTATTCCCGTAGGCGATGCATTGGCGAATTCCAGAGTTATTGGTGTAATGGCTGCGGGTCTCATTGGCGGTCCTATTATGGGGACAGCCGCTGGAGTTATTGCTGGCGGGCATCGCTATTTATTAGGTGGTTTTACAGCATTTTCTTGTGGAATTTCCAGTATTTTTGAAGGCTTGCTGGCAGGTTTAATCCGCCGTTATTATCATGAGAAGCTCATTCCTTGGTGGATCGCTTTTGTTGCCGGTGTTGTAGGGGAAGTCTTGCAGATGATTATTATTTTGCTTACGGCTCATCCCTATGAGATGGCTAAGAATTTGGTAGATGCGATTGGAATGCCGATGATTTTGGTCAATTCCTTAGGCGTTGCTATTTTTATGCTGATTATTAAGACGGCGATGTATACCCAAGAACAGGTTGGAGCTGAACAGTCTCATAAAGCTCTTGATATTGCAACCAAGACCTTACCCTATCTGCGGCATGGCTTAGATCGCAGCTCTGCTCAGGCAACAGCTCAAATTATTTTTAATGCAGGAAGCTATGAAGCAGTTGCCATTACGGATACGGAGCAGGTGTTGGCTTTTGTAGGCGTGGAGTCAACACATCATTCTGCGGATACTTTAGGATTAACCCTTGCTACCAGTCAAGTGCTTTCTAAGGGAGAGCTGTATATCGCACAAAATGCTTTAGAGATTGGCTGTTCCTGCAAAAATTGCAAATTGGCCAGTGCTATCATCGTGCCCTTAAAACGTGCAAATCGCGTTATAGGTACTTTGAAGTTATATTATACAAGGGCAAATGCCGTAGGGCATGGCGACAGAGTCTTTGCTTCCGGTATCGCCCATTTATTTTCCACCCAATTGGAATTAACAGAAATTGATCGTCAGGCTAAATTAGTTTCTAGGGCAGAGCTAAAAGCGCTTTATGCACAAATCAATCCTCATTTTTTATTCAACACTCTTAACACGATTACTTCTTTAGTACGTACAAAACCCGATTTAGCAAGGGAGCTTTTGTTAAAGTTGGGAGCTATGTTTCGGCATACCTTACATAAAACAGGGCGTAATATCACCCTCAAAGAGGAACTATCCCAAGTACGTGCTTATTTAACCATTGAGCAAGCCAGACATGGCGAGAAGTTAGTAATTCAAGAGATGATATCTGAAGAAGTAGAAAAATATTTGATTCCTACATTAACCATACAGCCCTTAGTAGAAAATGCGATAAAGCATGGACTGCAGCCCAAGGAAAATGGTGGCTGCATTATAATTAGCGCCAAGGAAGATGGTCAGGATATTGTAATTACGATTCGTGATGATGGTGTAGGCATGGATGTCAAAGGGCGGTGTCCTTTGGCGGCGCCTGCTCCAGAATGCATTGGTCTATCCAATGTTCATGAACGTTTACGAGGACAATATGGCGTAGGATATGGATTGTCCCTTTTGAGTGCCCCAGGCAGTGGAACTACAGTAACCTTGCGTATTCCAAAGCGTGTGTATGATGAGGGGGAAGAATGTGCTTAG
- a CDS encoding HD-GYP domain-containing protein translates to MIIDYAEPGMILGQDVIDEYGKLLLEQGITLTESYIKRLKKFGIHTIRIFDQEATLLKQQQVIPSELRTELSLCFQALSSLQTSFLANEKLTFLYLDQIGNLINNIIDQASQQATTMINTQIYYPNQQELVHSINVCLLSLITGFQLNLSKDDLYELALGALLHDIGKATLPRINGLLFDSAKLHTLYGRNLLLRNKLSPKIARIVAEHHEALDGSGLPLGLTNNKIHLFSKIVAIANYFDKAITKAVIENTSQLEVIEGMLAKSNTLFDVHLLTIFIHTIPIYPVGSLVLLNTKQVAHVTKNHQSHLLRPEIKLNTKLGKVVVNLRQEPNLAISKVIEY, encoded by the coding sequence ATGATCATTGACTATGCTGAACCTGGAATGATATTAGGGCAGGACGTTATAGACGAGTATGGAAAGCTTTTACTTGAGCAAGGAATTACCCTAACTGAAAGTTATATTAAACGCTTAAAAAAATTTGGCATTCATACCATTCGCATCTTTGACCAAGAAGCAACGCTGCTAAAACAGCAGCAAGTAATTCCCTCTGAATTGCGTACCGAGCTGTCTCTTTGCTTTCAGGCTTTGTCTTCACTGCAAACCAGCTTTCTGGCAAATGAAAAGCTTACTTTTTTATATTTGGATCAAATTGGTAACCTTATTAATAACATTATCGATCAAGCATCACAGCAAGCAACCACAATGATTAATACACAAATTTATTATCCCAATCAGCAAGAACTCGTTCATTCCATCAATGTCTGTTTACTTTCATTAATAACAGGCTTTCAGTTGAATCTGTCTAAGGATGACCTTTATGAACTGGCTTTAGGAGCGTTATTACATGACATTGGAAAAGCCACCCTTCCCCGTATCAACGGGTTATTGTTTGATAGTGCCAAATTGCATACATTATATGGACGCAATTTATTATTGCGCAACAAATTATCACCGAAAATTGCACGAATTGTGGCCGAACACCACGAAGCGTTAGATGGTTCGGGACTGCCCTTGGGTCTCACTAACAATAAAATTCATTTGTTTTCAAAAATTGTAGCCATTGCTAATTATTTTGATAAAGCGATCACAAAAGCCGTTATTGAAAACACGTCTCAATTAGAGGTAATTGAAGGAATGTTAGCAAAAAGCAATACACTTTTTGATGTGCATCTTCTTACTATATTCATCCATACGATACCAATCTATCCTGTAGGCAGTCTAGTCCTATTAAACACGAAACAAGTGGCCCACGTGACGAAAAATCATCAAAGCCACCTGCTGCGCCCTGAAATTAAACTCAATACAAAACTAGGCAAAGTGGTTGTCAACCTACGGCAAGAACCCAATCTGGCTATCAGCAAAGTGATTGAATACTAA
- a CDS encoding Tex family protein has protein sequence MLYTDIPIVIARELAIKVPQVIATINLLDEGNTVPFIARYRKEATGELDEEQLRTTEERLQYLRNLVKRQEDILATIEEQGKLTPELSAAIIAATKLQELEDLYLPFKQKKRTRAQVAREKGLEPLANIILSQQLTTGTPLTVAADFVSPENKVDTAEDALAGALDIIAEIISETADIRANMRKQLWRTAEIRTELAVAEELGKEVLTYKEYKEPVNRIPSHRILAVNRGEDKKLLKVTLEAPHDTNIELINRQISKGTSIFSECILSAVTDGYKRLLFPALDREIRSLLTENAEKQAIRVFSLNLRQLLLQPPFAGHTVMGLDPGYRTGCKMTVVSPTGSVLTTNVLYVTMGEGQKEKSAQIALEAIKQYGVTLIAIGNGTASYETEEFTAGLINTHQLPVNYLITNEAGASIYSASKLAKDELPDLDVTLRGAVSIARRVQDPLAELVKIDPKSIGVGQYQHDVNQKELGETLSNVIESAVNHVGVELNTASIELLKHVSGINATVAKNIVAYREENGTFKSRAQLLKVARLGQSTFIQCAGFLRIQDGETPLDNTPVHPESYKLAAAILAKLGFSPKDLKDKTTLQTIQEKALKANAAALAAELEAGEPTVRDILAALAKPGRDPREDMPAPMTRKNIVKLSELTAGTIVKGTVHNVTDFGVFVDIGIKTNGLIHRSELSYKPFRHPLDVISVGDIVDVMILNVDENRNRIGLSLKQVAAAGDKK, from the coding sequence ATGTTATATACTGATATTCCTATCGTAATCGCCAGGGAGCTTGCTATCAAAGTTCCTCAGGTAATTGCTACTATTAATTTATTAGACGAAGGCAATACGGTTCCTTTTATCGCTCGCTACCGTAAAGAAGCGACTGGAGAACTGGATGAAGAGCAACTTCGCACTACAGAAGAACGCCTGCAATATTTGCGCAATCTGGTAAAACGACAAGAAGACATCCTTGCTACTATTGAAGAACAGGGCAAGCTGACCCCTGAATTAAGTGCGGCCATTATTGCCGCTACCAAACTGCAAGAGTTAGAAGACTTATATCTGCCCTTTAAGCAAAAGAAACGTACTCGTGCCCAAGTTGCCCGGGAAAAAGGACTAGAACCTTTAGCCAATATTATTTTGTCCCAACAACTGACAACGGGTACACCTCTTACAGTTGCAGCAGATTTTGTATCCCCTGAAAATAAAGTGGATACTGCTGAAGATGCCCTAGCAGGGGCTCTTGATATTATTGCTGAAATAATCAGCGAAACAGCCGATATTAGGGCCAACATGAGAAAGCAGCTATGGAGAACAGCCGAAATTCGTACAGAGCTGGCAGTAGCAGAGGAACTAGGTAAAGAAGTTCTTACTTATAAAGAATACAAAGAACCCGTTAACCGTATCCCCTCTCACCGTATTTTAGCAGTCAATCGGGGAGAAGATAAAAAACTACTCAAAGTAACCCTAGAAGCTCCACATGATACCAATATAGAATTAATCAATCGTCAAATCAGTAAAGGCACTTCTATTTTCAGCGAATGCATCTTATCAGCAGTCACTGATGGTTATAAACGGCTATTATTTCCTGCTCTTGATCGGGAAATTCGCTCTCTTCTAACAGAGAATGCGGAAAAGCAGGCAATCCGTGTCTTTAGCCTTAACCTGCGCCAATTACTTCTCCAGCCGCCTTTTGCTGGACATACCGTCATGGGACTTGATCCAGGTTATCGCACAGGCTGTAAAATGACCGTCGTTAGCCCTACAGGCTCTGTCCTCACCACAAATGTCCTTTATGTGACCATGGGAGAGGGGCAAAAAGAAAAATCAGCACAAATTGCTCTAGAGGCTATAAAACAATATGGTGTAACACTCATTGCAATTGGCAACGGTACAGCTTCCTATGAAACAGAAGAATTTACAGCCGGGCTGATTAACACCCACCAACTGCCAGTAAATTATCTAATTACCAATGAAGCGGGTGCTTCTATCTATTCTGCTTCTAAACTGGCAAAAGACGAATTGCCTGATTTGGATGTCACCTTGCGAGGTGCCGTGTCCATTGCACGACGAGTGCAAGATCCCTTAGCTGAATTAGTAAAAATTGATCCTAAGTCAATTGGCGTTGGTCAATATCAGCATGACGTAAACCAAAAAGAACTGGGTGAAACCCTCTCTAACGTAATCGAATCTGCTGTAAATCATGTTGGCGTCGAGTTAAATACCGCCTCCATTGAACTACTAAAACATGTATCGGGCATTAATGCTACAGTAGCCAAAAATATCGTAGCTTACCGAGAAGAAAACGGCACTTTTAAAAGTCGGGCGCAACTACTTAAGGTTGCCCGTCTAGGACAATCCACCTTTATCCAATGCGCCGGTTTCCTTCGTATTCAAGATGGAGAAACGCCTTTAGATAACACTCCTGTTCATCCAGAATCCTATAAGTTAGCAGCAGCTATTTTAGCCAAACTTGGTTTCTCGCCAAAAGATTTAAAAGATAAAACGACTCTGCAAACCATTCAAGAAAAAGCACTAAAAGCAAACGCTGCTGCTTTGGCAGCCGAGCTGGAAGCAGGCGAACCTACCGTTCGTGATATTTTGGCAGCACTAGCCAAACCCGGTCGTGATCCTAGAGAAGACATGCCAGCCCCTATGACCCGAAAGAATATTGTTAAATTATCAGAACTGACTGCTGGAACGATTGTAAAAGGCACTGTACATAACGTAACTGATTTTGGCGTCTTTGTAGATATTGGCATTAAGACCAATGGTCTCATTCATCGCTCAGAACTGAGTTATAAACCCTTTCGCCATCCGTTAGATGTTATTTCGGTGGGAGATATTGTCGATGTTATGATCTTAAACGTAGACGAAAACCGGAATCGTATTGGCCTGAGTCTAAAACAGGTGGCAGCAGCTGGAGATAAGAAATAG
- a CDS encoding PLP-dependent aminotransferase family protein gives MWNIILKREKEISLSRQLFYSIKKLILEGKITAGEALPSSRGLAKNLSVSRSTVCEAYDMLITEGFVVSRQGAPTKVKEGLYLEKYHTKAIANETSQPSFSTDFKTGQPDVSCFPRYLWNQLLYKSCEKLQDKDLGYFTTAGYEPLREEISQWLFRTRGILAKPQDIFITTGTTQALNLFVQMLSKEGLPFAVEDPCHLGIIEILKNRKIPFLGIPVDENGIRTEQLENWDFSTVYVTPSHQFPLGGILPAERRAELIRLARKQNFYIIEDDYDSEFRYGGAPITPLYSMDCESVLYAGTFSKTMYPALRVGFVVLPPPLHAQWLHLRKYFDVQNPIIEQAALAEFLSQRKLDKYVQKICQLYGEKRQLLLKSILQCFGKEVCLLGDTSGLHLVLQIPGVCFNEGFIAKSQAFGIRVYPIEHYCIRKGNHSDKLMLGYGHLHVDEIHQSVLRLYDFIMKNSIY, from the coding sequence ATGTGGAATATTATATTGAAAAGGGAAAAGGAGATTTCATTATCACGGCAACTTTTCTATTCCATAAAAAAACTGATTCTGGAAGGTAAAATCACTGCAGGGGAAGCTTTGCCTTCCAGTCGCGGTCTTGCCAAGAATTTGTCTGTTTCACGAAGTACAGTTTGCGAAGCCTATGATATGCTTATTACAGAAGGTTTTGTTGTCAGCCGTCAGGGAGCACCTACGAAGGTGAAAGAGGGACTGTATCTGGAGAAATACCATACGAAAGCAATTGCTAATGAAACCAGTCAACCATCTTTCTCCACGGATTTTAAAACAGGACAGCCTGATGTAAGTTGTTTCCCTCGTTATCTGTGGAATCAATTACTTTATAAATCCTGTGAAAAGCTGCAAGACAAAGATTTAGGATACTTCACAACGGCGGGATATGAACCCTTGAGGGAAGAAATAAGCCAGTGGTTATTTCGTACGCGGGGTATATTGGCAAAACCCCAAGATATTTTTATCACTACGGGAACCACACAGGCACTGAACCTTTTCGTTCAAATGTTATCAAAAGAAGGACTGCCCTTTGCAGTGGAAGATCCATGCCATTTGGGAATTATAGAAATTCTGAAAAACAGAAAAATTCCCTTTTTAGGTATTCCTGTAGATGAAAATGGCATTAGAACGGAACAACTAGAGAATTGGGATTTCTCGACAGTGTATGTTACCCCCTCACATCAATTCCCTCTTGGAGGAATTCTTCCCGCAGAACGCAGGGCAGAACTGATTCGTCTGGCACGGAAGCAGAATTTTTATATTATCGAAGATGATTATGACAGCGAATTCCGGTATGGAGGCGCGCCGATAACGCCACTTTATTCTATGGACTGTGAATCTGTTCTCTATGCGGGCACGTTCAGCAAAACCATGTATCCGGCACTGAGAGTTGGTTTCGTGGTGCTGCCGCCTCCGCTTCATGCCCAGTGGCTTCATTTGCGGAAGTATTTTGATGTACAAAATCCAATTATTGAACAAGCTGCATTGGCAGAATTTTTAAGTCAAAGAAAGCTTGATAAATATGTACAGAAAATTTGCCAACTGTATGGCGAAAAGCGTCAACTATTGTTAAAATCAATTTTGCAGTGTTTTGGGAAAGAAGTCTGTTTGCTCGGTGATACATCGGGACTGCATCTCGTCCTGCAAATTCCAGGAGTCTGTTTTAATGAAGGATTTATTGCGAAAAGCCAAGCTTTTGGGATTCGTGTGTATCCTATAGAGCACTATTGCATTAGAAAAGGAAATCATTCCGATAAACTGATGTTAGGATATGGGCATTTACATGTTGATGAAATTCACCAAAGTGTTCTGCGTTTGTATGATTTTATAATGAAAAACAGCATTTACTAA
- a CDS encoding DMT family transporter, with product MEKLKGRIYLAISFVLAGTAVIAARFVSDSLGTFTITAASLLAVLIILLPFYMLRIKQGIRNMSKNDWIMICLQAFFGIFLFRAFLLFGLQNTSSTEAGVLIGAAPVLTSILARTMLKEKSNAKTTGGIICAVLGVLLLQGAQLSNLTAEHVLGNMLVVCAAASESLFNILSRIHSLSEITDNRGKIEPTVQSLLVSAIAFLFCIIPASFEYPVSSLLSLDLKGWVSILWYGLIVTMLSYVLWYAGIKRCTAHTAAAFSCLMPFTSMLLAFLILEESVETMQWIGGFLVILGVILLTYSQAAEKG from the coding sequence ATGGAAAAATTAAAAGGGCGCATCTATTTAGCCATATCTTTTGTACTTGCAGGAACGGCAGTAATTGCTGCACGGTTTGTGTCTGATTCTCTGGGGACCTTTACGATAACCGCAGCAAGCCTTCTTGCAGTGCTTATCATATTGCTGCCATTTTACATGTTACGAATCAAGCAAGGGATTCGTAACATGAGCAAAAATGACTGGATCATGATTTGCCTGCAGGCATTTTTCGGTATTTTTTTATTTAGAGCCTTCCTTCTATTCGGATTGCAAAACACCAGTTCAACAGAAGCTGGCGTTTTGATTGGCGCTGCACCGGTATTGACAAGTATATTAGCACGCACCATGCTGAAAGAAAAATCAAATGCAAAAACCACAGGTGGTATCATTTGTGCTGTTTTGGGAGTTCTACTGCTTCAAGGCGCACAACTATCGAACCTTACAGCAGAACATGTATTGGGAAATATGCTGGTAGTGTGTGCAGCAGCAAGCGAATCTCTATTCAATATCCTATCGCGTATTCACAGTTTGAGCGAAATAACCGACAATAGGGGTAAGATAGAACCAACCGTTCAGTCTCTGCTCGTGTCCGCTATTGCTTTTCTCTTTTGCATCATTCCTGCATCATTTGAATATCCCGTTTCATCTTTGCTATCACTTGACTTAAAGGGATGGGTATCTATTTTGTGGTATGGTTTGATCGTTACCATGCTATCTTACGTTTTGTGGTATGCTGGAATCAAAAGATGTACAGCCCATACCGCTGCTGCTTTTTCTTGCTTGATGCCATTTACTTCTATGCTGTTAGCCTTTTTGATTTTAGAAGAATCCGTCGAGACAATGCAATGGATCGGAGGATTTCTAGTTATCCTTGGTGTTATATTGCTAACCTATTCTCAGGCAGCAGAAAAAGGTTAG
- a CDS encoding EAL and HDOD domain-containing protein translates to MDVFVARQPIFTKSQKLFAYELLFRDSYENTCTCTDGDQATSEVICNSFFAIGMDVLTGGKRAFVNFTENLIKKEIPLLLPKELVVIEILETVEPTAELIKACEKLKQAGYIVALDDFVFHPKFMPLLDIADIIKVDFLTTTGHDRKRIMSSVGERNIKFLAEKVESRADFEQAVKLGYSYFQGYFFSKPLVLRGKAAPSSKINQLRVLRVLQELDKENFNFNAIEKFIMYDLALSYQLLRFINSAAFCLTNEISSVKHALVLMGKNEIVKWVSLIVMRTVGDNKTDGILVTSLVRAKFSELLAERVGFKGRESELFMMGMFSLIDVFIGRPLKDIMAELPISEEIKGALLGEYNDLGKIYHLVLFYERAQWEAFMTCAASLGIGEEHIPNDYKKAVAWADEVCSL, encoded by the coding sequence GTGGATGTTTTTGTAGCGAGGCAGCCTATTTTCACAAAAAGTCAAAAACTTTTTGCTTATGAACTGTTATTTCGAGACAGCTATGAAAACACATGCACTTGCACTGATGGTGATCAAGCGACATCTGAGGTAATCTGCAACAGTTTTTTTGCAATTGGTATGGATGTTCTTACTGGCGGTAAACGCGCATTTGTTAATTTTACAGAGAATCTGATAAAAAAGGAAATACCTCTGTTATTGCCTAAAGAGTTAGTCGTAATTGAAATATTAGAGACGGTGGAACCCACTGCCGAATTAATCAAGGCTTGTGAAAAATTAAAACAAGCAGGATATATAGTAGCATTAGATGATTTTGTCTTTCACCCTAAGTTTATGCCTCTGCTGGATATTGCTGATATTATAAAAGTTGATTTTTTAACCACCACTGGGCATGATAGGAAAAGGATTATGAGCAGCGTTGGTGAACGAAACATTAAATTTTTAGCCGAAAAAGTAGAATCGCGAGCTGATTTTGAACAAGCTGTAAAACTAGGGTACTCGTATTTTCAGGGATATTTTTTTAGTAAGCCTCTGGTTCTGAGAGGAAAAGCGGCTCCGAGTAGTAAAATTAATCAGTTGCGGGTTCTTAGAGTACTACAGGAGCTGGATAAAGAAAATTTTAACTTTAACGCAATTGAAAAATTTATTATGTATGACTTAGCCTTATCTTATCAGTTGTTGCGATTTATTAACTCTGCAGCTTTTTGTTTAACAAATGAAATTTCCTCTGTGAAGCATGCATTAGTGTTAATGGGGAAAAATGAGATTGTTAAATGGGTATCTCTAATTGTTATGCGGACAGTTGGTGATAATAAAACAGACGGTATTCTTGTTACCTCGTTAGTACGGGCAAAATTTTCTGAATTACTTGCCGAACGAGTAGGATTTAAAGGGCGGGAGTCAGAATTGTTTATGATGGGGATGTTTTCCTTAATTGACGTCTTCATTGGCAGGCCTCTCAAAGATATTATGGCTGAGCTGCCTATTAGTGAAGAGATTAAAGGTGCGTTATTAGGAGAATATAATGATTTGGGCAAGATCTATCATCTGGTGTTATTCTATGAAAGAGCGCAGTGGGAAGCTTTTATGACTTGTGCTGCTAGTTTAGGTATCGGGGAAGAACATATTCCTAATGATTATAAAAAGGCAGTAGCTTGGGCTGATGAGGTTTGTTCATTATAG
- a CDS encoding DAK2 domain-containing protein gives MQGKTEWLTGNDFRRMILGAYQTFMREHEHINSLNVFPVPDGDTGTNMLLTLRAVAQAVKEAPEVGIGPLSKRASDSAIMGARGNSGVILSQIFRGIARGLAGKDQATSSEVGKAFQYGVLYAYRAVSKPVEGTILTVAKGIAKGAHRAVRDGLDFMDVLSEAIKAGEVELEKTPDLLPILKSAGVVDAGGKGLIVFLSGCLEGLSGESSGPEANFDSNLRVASLEYTGVDITHPYCTEFLVKHCSINTAEVRKHLLPMGDSLVVAAGSDVMKVHIHTARPGVVLESAMSWGTLHDIKIDNMADQHQQRHEFLDEVPGHSQVAIISVAAGQGLADIMKQMGAATVIMGGQTMNPPVEDFIGAVHRGNSEKYIILPNNKNILLAVGQAQKLLGNRVEIVPTTNVPQGLAALVAFNVNLSLQDNIVRMTARSKEVKAAAVTRAVRDSVVNGHTVAAGKYIGVQDNKVIVDADDVGAALRSMVEFLLDDEDEVVSLYYGASLTKGEAQVLADDLAVHLPAVQIELYLGGQPHYDFIISIE, from the coding sequence ATGCAGGGGAAGACTGAATGGCTTACAGGTAATGATTTTCGTCGTATGATACTTGGAGCATATCAAACGTTTATGCGAGAGCATGAACATATTAATAGTTTAAATGTTTTTCCAGTGCCTGATGGCGACACTGGCACGAATATGTTATTAACATTAAGAGCAGTGGCCCAGGCTGTAAAAGAGGCTCCCGAGGTTGGCATCGGTCCTTTGAGCAAGCGGGCATCAGATAGTGCGATTATGGGTGCGCGAGGAAATTCCGGGGTAATTTTATCCCAGATTTTTCGTGGTATTGCTAGAGGATTAGCTGGTAAGGATCAAGCGACATCATCTGAAGTTGGTAAAGCTTTTCAATATGGTGTATTGTATGCGTATCGTGCTGTGTCAAAACCTGTAGAGGGGACTATTCTTACCGTGGCTAAAGGAATTGCCAAGGGGGCTCACCGAGCGGTGAGGGATGGTTTAGATTTTATGGATGTTTTATCGGAAGCTATTAAAGCTGGTGAAGTAGAATTAGAAAAAACTCCAGACCTGTTACCAATACTAAAATCTGCCGGAGTTGTAGATGCGGGCGGCAAAGGGCTTATCGTATTTTTATCCGGTTGCTTAGAAGGTCTGAGTGGAGAGTCTTCAGGTCCTGAAGCTAATTTTGACAGTAATTTGCGAGTTGCTTCTCTTGAATATACAGGAGTCGATATTACACATCCCTACTGTACTGAATTTTTAGTGAAACACTGCAGCATCAATACAGCTGAGGTAAGAAAACATCTGCTCCCTATGGGAGATTCTTTGGTCGTAGCAGCGGGCAGCGATGTCATGAAGGTGCATATTCACACAGCTCGTCCAGGAGTGGTGCTAGAGTCGGCGATGTCCTGGGGAACGCTGCATGACATAAAAATTGATAACATGGCTGACCAGCATCAGCAGCGTCATGAATTTTTGGATGAAGTGCCAGGGCATAGCCAAGTGGCTATCATTAGTGTAGCTGCGGGCCAAGGATTGGCTGATATCATGAAACAGATGGGAGCTGCAACTGTTATTATGGGCGGACAGACTATGAATCCGCCTGTAGAAGATTTTATTGGTGCAGTGCATCGGGGGAATAGCGAAAAATATATTATTCTGCCTAACAATAAAAATATTCTTTTAGCAGTAGGTCAAGCACAAAAACTATTGGGTAATCGAGTGGAAATTGTACCCACTACCAATGTGCCCCAAGGTTTGGCGGCATTAGTGGCTTTTAATGTCAATCTTTCCTTACAAGATAACATAGTTCGCATGACAGCACGGAGTAAAGAAGTAAAGGCGGCAGCGGTTACAAGGGCGGTTCGTGATAGTGTCGTAAACGGCCATACGGTAGCGGCTGGAAAATACATTGGCGTGCAGGATAACAAAGTGATTGTTGATGCGGATGATGTAGGTGCTGCACTACGCAGTATGGTAGAATTTTTATTAGATGATGAGGATGAGGTAGTTAGCTTGTATTATGGTGCCAGCCTGACAAAAGGGGAGGCACAGGTATTGGCAGATGATCTGGCAGTCCACTTGCCTGCTGTCCAGATTGAATTATATTTAGGTGGCCAGCCGCATTATGATTTCATTATTAGTATTGAATAA
- a CDS encoding DegV family protein yields MSQIHIVVDSIGQVPDEMLAGHPNLHVVALKVRVGDQEWRENEISTKELFQISQETKQHPKTSQPAPGDFIEVCQPLIKAGKEIIIISVSGGLSGTAEGARSVAKMIGGGNIHVIDSGTASVGMVQMAKTALKMALVNCSARDIVERLETIVKATHTFLIPDTLEYLYKGGRIGGASALFGSILQIRPLLYLVDGRVAVMDKVRTKQRVVNRMLDELKKYQNLEYIGVGHIDVPEEGEALRKRIQEMYPETLILPAKIGSVLGAHLGPGLLGLVFQEKI; encoded by the coding sequence GTGTCTCAAATACACATTGTAGTCGATAGCATTGGGCAAGTGCCTGATGAAATGCTTGCTGGGCATCCTAATTTACATGTAGTAGCCCTCAAGGTACGGGTTGGTGACCAGGAATGGCGGGAAAATGAGATTTCTACAAAAGAGTTGTTTCAAATTTCTCAAGAGACGAAACAACATCCTAAAACATCACAGCCGGCACCAGGTGATTTTATAGAAGTTTGTCAGCCTCTTATAAAAGCAGGTAAAGAAATAATTATTATCAGTGTATCAGGGGGATTAAGCGGTACTGCAGAAGGTGCCAGGTCGGTTGCAAAGATGATCGGCGGGGGAAACATTCATGTAATTGATTCAGGTACTGCGTCAGTTGGTATGGTGCAGATGGCTAAGACCGCACTGAAAATGGCTTTGGTCAATTGTTCTGCTAGAGATATTGTTGAAAGATTAGAAACCATCGTAAAAGCGACGCATACGTTCTTGATTCCAGATACCTTAGAGTATTTATATAAAGGGGGACGGATTGGCGGTGCTTCTGCTTTATTTGGCAGTATCCTGCAAATAAGACCCTTACTGTATTTAGTGGACGGCAGAGTTGCTGTTATGGATAAGGTTCGTACCAAACAGCGAGTCGTGAATCGCATGTTGGATGAGCTGAAAAAGTATCAGAATTTAGAATATATTGGTGTAGGTCACATTGATGTTCCGGAAGAAGGGGAAGCGTTGAGAAAACGAATACAAGAGATGTATCCAGAAACTCTTATATTACCTGCAAAGATTGGCTCCGTATTAGGCGCTCATTTGGGACCAGGCTTGTTAGGCTTAGTTTTCCAGGAAAAAATCTAA